TTTTCCCTCAGTCCATGATTCATGGTCATTGAATCTACTGctgtctttttttcttttctacatATGTCTCAATGCATTTCAGCTGGAGcttttagtgataaaatagtatattggttaatttttttttaatctggaAAATAATTTGTCTACCTAAATTCAGGGTTGGCAAGCATGGCTTTGATGTTTATAACAACATGGTTGACAACTATGGTCATCAACTTTGTATGGCATCGGAGTCTCATATTTGCCCTTCTGTTCATGCTATTCTTCGGATCTATTGAGATCATCTACCTCAGTTCGGCATTTGTGCAAATTCCCAAGGGTGGATGGACTTCTGTCATGCTCACTGCAGTCTTTCTGGTCATTATGTTTGTGTGGCATTATGGCAGCAGGAGGAGGTATTTACATGATCAGCATAACAAAGTATCCATGAAATGGATTCTCAACCAAGGCCCAAGTCTTGGGATTGTTAGGGCTCCTGGAATTGGCCTCATCTTCACTACATTGGCAAATGGAGTCCCAGCCACGTTCACCCATTTCTTAACCAACCTACCAGCATTTTACCAAGTAGTTGTTTTCATCTGTTTTAAGACTGTTCCTGTTCCTTATGTTCCTCATAAAGAACAATATCTCATTGGCCGGGTTGGCCCCAAATCTCACCGGATGTACCGCTGCATTGTTCGAAGTGGCTACAAAGATGTCCAGAACAATGTAGATTTTGAAAATGACCTTGTGATGAGCATAATAGAATTTATCCAATTGGAGGCCGAAGGCTTTGAAAACCCAGATGCTTCTGTGGATGGTTGGCTAGCAGTTGTGAGGACATCTGAGAAGTTTGGCAAACGATTGGCAATTTCCGAATTTGACAACAAAGACGAAAGTAGCACAAGTTCGAGACCCCCATTTATTGCAAACAGCAGCAGATCACCTGCTCTGCAGAAGTTGAAGTCCTTTTATGAGTGGGAAGCATCTCCCAATTTAAGGCCAGTAGTTCAATTCAAGTTGCTAGATACAAAACTCAAGGAAACCCGCGTGAAGGAAGAGCTCTTGGAGCTTATAGAAGCCAAGTATGCTGGTATCTCATATATTACAGGCCACGCTCGTATAAAAGCCAAATGGAACGCATCATTCTTGAAGAGATTTGTGATCAATGTGGCCTATTCATTCCTGCGTAAAAACTGTCGATCCTCGTCTGTGGTCTTGAGCATACCtcatatttgtttgattgaggTTGGTATGAACTACTATTTATAATCCAGTTGTTGGGTGTTTTTGTTTGCTACTGGAAGAAGCTCTCCTGCAGGTTGGCTATGGAGTTGTGAAGCCGCgacatttttgtttattgtGCTCTTTCTGTAGTTTCCAAACCGATTGTTTccattaaattataattcattgTTGCAAAGGGCCAAAGGCCTTCCAAGTTATGAATGGTGAAAAGTGATGGGATTTTGAAGCCATTAGGATTATTTTATCAGgattttaagtttgttttgaattttcagTCCAAATATATCATGCTATGAATGGAAAGTTGTATGTATCTTCACATTGTATCTTAGATAATGTGAAAGCTGATTCTGCTTACTTGCAGTAATtgctattaattaattaataaatctacttcagagaaaaatattattatttgtcaatcatcttttctttttctttggtaaTTCAAGTATGCTGAGTTCAATTTTTTGTTACACATTCTAGATTATAGGGAAGCTTAAAATGAGTTATATTCGAATTTGATCTGCATCTTCTTGCAACTATAAAACTCTTCCGGACTGACCAACAACAAACAGTCTTTAAGAATTACAAGCCCAAACATAGGCCCAGCTGACTACAAAAAATATCTTTGAGTTTGGAAAAATGGCACTTAATTGAAGTCTGTGTATTCCTGTGAAGAGAAGAGTAGCTGTAGGCTCTGGGCTCTAGCTCGTCTCTCTCTCTCAACTGTAAAACAACCACCACCTTTTGCCCTTCTCTAACTAACTCCAAAATTTCCATTTCCCCcataaaattagggtttttctattttctgttgaCGTTTTTCTCTAATTCTGATTCCTTACTTCCTCCGATGCTATTTGTAACTATAGCTTCGACTAGGGTTTCTCGTAACGATACCCAATGTTGAActctttctctcattttctctctcacCGTCCCATTCTCTTACCTTCCGTTTCTAAACTTAGGGTTTCCAATCGACCCGCCCCGTTTTCTTTCTCTCGTACTTGTCGGATCTTTGATTCCAATTTCAAGTGCCCCAGAAATGTGAGTACATGTTGAACTATGCTCCTCCAgtgtttgtttaaattttaaagttgaatcAGGTAGagttttaatgatttttttaattgggttttaattattttgtctgTGCTTTGTAGAAATGGAAAATTTCGTGTTTTAGGCACGAGGAAATATCAGCAGAAAGTTCAAAGCCTGAAATTGTAGAACATTTGTTGCCAGAGGAATTGGTTAAACCTGAATTTGAGAAGTCAAAATCCGGTAAAAGAGATTGGGCATCAACTCTTCGAGAGGTAATTTAATGTGTGCTGTTAGTTGATTTTATGTACAGTCTTCTCAATGTTATGCGCCATTgggtaaattttatttatggacATCTTTTTGTCGCAATAATCTAGGGTTTCACATAGATGACCAAATTGAACTGATGTCTTAGCAAAGCTGAAGTAATAGTGGAATTGAGAAGAAAAGTTTAAAGATTTGCATTACAGATTCTTTAGGATGGTTTCCaatgatttaaacaaaaagGAAGGAACTGGTTTTCTTATTAAATTCTATCCAAATGTAGTATGACATGTTTTGGGATATATTTTTCTGTCATTAGTTTCAGGACATAAGATTGTTTTGCCTACCATGTGGACTGTGTATGAACACAATCtaaattgagttaaaaataGTACCAATATCTTGAGATTTATCAATGTGTTTATAAatcatattgtttatatttcagGCTGCAGATGCACTGTTAAGGGCCATTGGGAGCCGGTGGACTGTACCATGGACAGCAGAAACTATATTACAAGTAAGTGTTTCAACTTAACTGCATCAAGTTAACGTTGTATGATAGTATTTTGTTCGGAAAATGGAGCCGTAACTCCTGAGCTTTATGGCTGTCATTTGTTGTTGAGGATGAGTTCTTAACATTGAAGATACAAAATGTGCTTCTTAAACATGAAGAAGACAACAATAATTGCAATCATTTGCTAGTCATCCTCTTCaagataagataatattaaaaataatgattttgtgtAATGGATATCTGAACTTGGATGAACACATTTCCATTTGTTTACCAGCTTCCTGGTATTCTGGTCAACGATATCATTTAAAAGGAGGAAGAAAGCTACCAACAACAGCAATTTCCCCCTAATCTTACTTTCGAACTGTTCAAATTTAGCTGCAGTACActcttatcaaataaattatactgtTCTATTTAAAATATGGAATTGATTAAGGTGGCAATGACAGTGTATCTGGCGTGCAGGTAATGCTTTTATGGGTTGCGGCATTTTGGTTTATAGGGTCTTGGGTGATTCCTTTTGCAGCCCATATAGCAGGTTTCAACAAGGATTCTTTAACGTTTAGAGGACAGGCCTTATTCAGCCTTGTGACTGATGTAACTGAAGGACTTGCTGGCATTGCTATCCTCCATCGCTGCCTGTCTCAGTTTCATCCCCTACCATCTGATTGGTTTAGATTTAGTTTGAGGGGAACCTGGCAATTTGATGTTGCACTGGGATGTCTCATGTTTCCTCTGGTCAATCGGCTCTCACAATTCAACCTGAATTTGTTGCCCCTCATGCCCTCTGCACCTGTCACCATCTCAAGTGTTGAGCAGTCAATAATGGCACGGGATCCGGTTGCAATGGCTTTATATGCAATAGTAGTGTCGGTATGTGCTCCTGTCTGGGAGGAGATTGTCTTTCGGGGTTTTCTTCTCCCTTCATTGACCAAATACATGCCTGTATGGTGTGCAATACTGGTGAGTTCAGTTGCCTTTGCTCTAGCACATTTCAATGTACAGAGAATGCTACCGCTTATATTTCTTGGTGTGGTGATGGGTCTTGTATTTGCACGATCAAGGAATCTGTTGCCGTCTATGCTCTTGCATAGCCTCTGGAATGGCTTTGTGTTCTTAGATTTAATGAGATAGCCTTTAGTTTTGTACTTCACATGTAGTTCAGTGCTGGGTCAAACCAACGTCGATGATGCGTGTATTCAGGCCAATGAGTGGGCTATGCGCCTTCCAAGAGCAGTAACCTTACGCGCCTTACAAGAACAACTGCTTGCTTTGTATCGTAATTGTTGATTGGTTAACGTCCCCAACCTGTGTATAGGTCAACTGAATTAATGTGAGAAGATCAGTTGATACTGACTGATAGTACTGTAATGTTAAAAGAATTGGCCTGTTTCTATTGTCGATGTCAATCATTATATGAGCAGTAAagcaaaaaattacataaacatTGAATCTTATTTTGTCTTAAGGAGATCTTCTGTGTTATCATTTTAAAACTGTATTTGAAATTGGCGGACAACTgcttgtttataaaaatatgctATGGCTTGCCGAGTGACAGGAAAGATTCCAAgctaataaaagaaagagtaaACATTTCAGGACCACTTGATGAAAGTGCTTTGGATAGTTCTTGATGTATGTTTACCTCGGGCTTGGCCTATTTGttggataatattattttcaaccCCCCACTGACGATACAGTTTATTTCGCCGGCAACTCTCATATAACCATGTGCGTAAGTTCAAGATGAGTATTAAGGACTTGAGTGAAGTTGGAATTGACTCTTGTTTGAGtctaatttgattcgaattctcTTCTCAGAtcaagttgaatatttttattttcctcagattttgaacaaaaatgaatttaaaaatcaGACGTTATGTCAGAAGTGGTTTTGAACCTGCGTCCTTGGACCACCAGGCCATCCTGAATGATGCAACAACCGGATTACTCTTTACAAAGCTTTTATCATTTGTCTTCACATCTGATACTCTATTCAGGCCAAGCTGTTGCCTCATCTCCTCGCTCTTTcttccataattttatttttcacaccGCCCGCCCTCAGTGTTGATTTTCAACGACTTAACTCAAAATAACATGTGAATCTGATGTTCAACAGATGACTTCAATATAACATaactaaaattctaaaaagaaTTTTGGTtacacaaatattaatataacaGTCAGATCAATTTGATCTGATGGTTGAACTATAACTTAATACATTTTACacgaattaatttattttaataattaaaataaattataatcataaCCTAAATCAGATTTGTAAtctatttcttatataaaacaCTAAAGATATTTGCATTACCCCAAatgaatgtttatttttttaattgcatGGTGGTTGGGCAGGGTGAAATGAATGTGCCTATTTTGTAGAATACCCAATTCATTCAAGgtggcttcttttttttttctaaaatttccccCACTTGCATCGATTCCATCTGAAGAAACTGTATTCTGAAATTCTGATGCTGCATACAAATTAAAGTTTCTGAGATTACCAACCGTTTGAGCCCACCAGCCTCACCAACCAATATTATTGATGCATCTACAGAGCAGATATTTACAGGAGGATTATGTAAAGCTGAAGCAAGATGATCTCATAATGTTCTTGTCGATCGAAAGTAATTTGTTTGTGTCTATTCATTCATACTCTGGATCGCTTTTCtgatttaatttcttatacAAATGTGGCCAgacaaatacaaatttttttacacGAATGTTTCCAAATGGTTCAAATTTTACCCATCAAAGAAGATTCGGAAAGATCAAgattttttgaatatacaaCTATGGTTTTTTGTTATCATAGGATCATTTTTCATGATACTGTCAATTATAATTGGGAAGCAAAACAATTACCATCCCCCCATTTTGAAACATGTGTAACCCCTAACTTCTTATCctataaatttaagataatgCAGAGATTGAGgagacattttttatattaatactgttattttatcaaactgtattcaaaattactcaaaaaattTTACAGTGGGTGTAAGCTTCCAAATAATAGGATGAACCATGTTAAAAGCATCCGGTCTACGTAATCTTTTGTATTGAATTCCACCATACTCCTTGCAGATttaacatcaataaatattaataatgcacTAGCATTAGTTATTGGATCAGGATAAACCACAATCCAACCACTAGAACCCTCCTGATCCGCAGCTAaggaaaataaacaattttataatgaatgattaatttaaacattagttttaatatttattttaatagttcATTAATCCCACCATAGGTTTGAACCGTTTCGATCTTTTCACTGTGTAAAAGTCTGGCCCTGCTCTGAAAACAGAAAGTGAATGATCAGCTAAACTTTGCAGGCCATTTTGCCAAAAGCCAATGTCACAGATGCATGCATACATGTTCCACTTGACATGGCCTTCATTTATTGGAATCCTGGCTGCCATGCTGCCACTCATCGCCTAGGCAATGAATCTTTTAGACAGTATCATGCATTTTTTCTGAAACCAACGTAAACCACTAAACTAGTGTGGCAACATCGCTCAGGCGTGAATTCTTCCTCTCAAATTGCGCAAGTTTTGatgttcttttattttaacGGTTGATCAATACGCACAATTGTCAAAATCCTGCAATCTGCTCTCAATTTTTATTTCCAGGCGGATGTATTggcaaaatcatataaattccAGGGAGAGTTTCGGCAAGGCATCTTTGAATTTTCCTTTCCTAGGCAAGAAGAAATCTTCTGGGTCCATTGGTCTACAACCCTGAAACAGACCTTCCCATCATCTATACCATAAGGCGTCATCATTTCCTGATGAATGGCTCAGATACATCTCAACATGTGCACTGTGTAAGCTTATCCGATTCGAATTTCGGCTCTCAGATGCTTATATTTGTGTGTGTCAAGTCAGGTGGACTGCAAAAACTGTTCAAATCCTGACACGTTTGCAAATTTATGTGCACCCACCAACCTCTTAATgcctttaaaaattcaaaaaccgAGGGACAGCCCATGAAAAGCGGGAACTGTCAGCAGCCTTcgtatttgtaaaatatttccCTTCTCTCAATTGTGCTCCGTCGACCCTTTACGTGTCTCTTGATCCCCGTCTTTCGCTTTTCTCTTATAACTCACCGTATAAAAACTTCCATAACAGAAactgattaataaaaaatagcgGTTGTATGATAGTTCGCTTATATCGGAGGAGTCTCAGTTTAGTGTCTGAATAAAAGatcaagtttttttctttttgtgaaaACCTTGATATGAGATGTTAAAGAAATAACTTATCTTTATCTTGATTATATAAGAATCTGtgttgataaattttgttgaataaaaatgGAGGCAAAAAACGTAGTGTTGTCAGCCCTGGGGGTGGGCGTGGGGGTGGGAGTAGGGCTAGGATTAGCGTCTGGACAGGCCATGAACAAATGGGCTGGAAAAGATGTGTCTACATACGCTATCTCTGCGGAGAGATTGGAGAAAGAATTGATGGGACAGATTGTTGATGGCAGAGAAAGCAAGGTTACTTTTGATGAATTTCCTTATTATCTCAGGTCAGATTTATTTGTCTTGTAGTTtatattcatttcttttctctgtttttttgAGAGCCTTTATGCAACTGCCTGGAAACTGATTGTAGTTTATATTCAAAGTCAGTTTTCTTCTTTGTATATTCAAGCATGTTAAAAGCTTAGAGTCTGATCTTCAGGATTCTTTTTTCCATCTCTACTTGTctccatgttttattttttatctgtttgcTTCGCTATGATTAAGTATATGTCTGAGGCTATAACATGAAGAGATATGCAATGGTTGATCATGTTCATAATtaatgttgatgatgatgatggtctCCTGGATTGATGCATATTCTGATGTCATTATCTTCTTGGTTGCAAAAACAGTGAGCAGACTCGAGAATTGCTAACGAGTGCTGCCTATGTCCACTTGAAGCATGCGGaagtttcaaaatttactaGAAACCTTTCCCCTGCTAGTCGGGCTATATTGCTCTCAGGACCTGCAGGTTGGTTATATATTTCTGGCATGAATTAAGTACATCCTTGAATTCTTTTCTTgagattaataattataaaaacaataacaatcCTTGCATTGTTTCTTGAAGAGCTTTACCAACAAATGCTTGCCAAGGCTTTAGCCCATTTCTTTGAAGCAAAGTTGCTGCTGCTAGATGTAACCGACTTTTCTCTGAAGGTGAGAGTTTGTGCAACTTCATTCTGTTCCTTTGTGTCaatactttctttctttctttcttttttttttttttgtaatttcttagTAATGATTGAAAGAGCTTGTTTGGTGCAGATTCAGAACAAATATGGCAGTACCAACAAAGAATCTGTAAGTTTTGGTATCTTGATTTGGActcatttttcttgtttgtgCATGGAACCTGAAGTTACATACTTCTATTGGCATGATGATTccaattatttatgaaaattttgaactgAAAAAGTGAAATGAATTACCACTTCAACTTGGAGCTATTTAATTTTCAACATACATGATATTGTTTTGTAGTCTTTCAAAAGGTGCACTTCAGAGAAAACCCTGGAGCGACTGTCTGGCCTTTTAGGTTCATTTTCACTCCTTTCTCCAAAGGATGATCACAAAGGTATGGTTGAAAAACtatgtaatatttgattatcataatcatttatttattgaagTATCATGATTCTTCTATCTACCAAGAGCTTCTATGGATTAAATAATTCTAATTGCAGGCACATTGCGAAGGCAAAGCAGCGGTGTGGACCTCACTTCATGGTttgtttgaacttttttttttttgggggtaaTCATTGGAAATATGCAGAAGACATTTCCTAATTTTCTGTTGTTCCTGTTGTTTCAGGGGAAATAAAGGTTCTAGTAATCCTCCGTCACTACGTAGGAATGCCTCTGCCTCAGCTAACATCAACAACCTCGCTTCACTTAGCAACCCGGGAAATCCAGGTTTCTTTTCCCTTGAGACTCGTATTATTGGAAGTTCTCATTGCTAGATATTAGACATTGTAAATCTGGTGCTACAACCAGAACTGGGGTGGCACTAATTTATGAGGATGTTTTTTCTAACGTGTACCTTGGAGGATACCAGTAAAAATAAGCATGCATGCCTCTTGATAATGGTTTGTTGTTTGACTGCATTCCCTTAGGAACTTCTCATATTGTCCGTGTTGAATGATTCTTTCTCATCgttcattttcttttgaatctAATAGTTTTTCTGAACTTTTCCAGGTTCTCTCAAAAGCACAAGCAGCTGGTCTTTTGATGAGAAGCTTTTGATACAGTGTCTTTACAAGGTATCTGTCACTTGGGAATACATTATGCACACACTCAGTTGAGTGCTCCTGCACATTTTCATAATTCTCTATCAATATTGTGATGGAtgaattttaattctaaattacTGGCAGGTTTTGGTTTACGTATCGAAAACCTATCCCATTGTGCTATATCTTAGAGATGTGGAGAAGCTCTTATTTAGATCTTCGAGGATATATAACTTGTTTCAGAAAATGATAAACAAATTGTCTGGATCAGTGTTGATCCTGGGTTCACATATTGTAGACCTGGCTAATGAGACTACAGGGGTGGATGAGAGGCTAACTGCTCTTTTTCCTTACAACATTGACATCAGACCTCCGGAAGATGAGACCCATCTTGTCAGCTGGAAGACTCAACTGGAGGAGGATATGAAAAAGATCCAAGCTAAGGATAACAGAAACCATATAATGGAAGTGCTTTCAGCAAACGACCTTGATTGCGATGATCTGGACTCAATCAATATGGCAGATACAATTGTTCTTAGCAACTACATAGAAGAGGTTGTGGTGTCAGCAATTTCTTATCATCTAATGAGCAACAAAGATACTACTTACAGAAATGGAAAACTGGTTATATCATCAAAGAGGTAAGAGTAGTAGTTTACCAAATGAATTTGGTGCTTGCACCATTGACATTGTATGTACTTATATTAAGTCCGCTGTGATGCAGTTTGTCTCATGGATTTAGTATATTCCAAGAAGGCAAAGCCAGTGATAAAGGTTCATTGAAGTTGGAAGCAAAAGCTGCACCAGCGAAGGTTTGTTATACTTCTCATCCCTGTAAGCATAGAGATTGTTAAATAACTGCTGTGATTCAGCATGTGCTTCTTGCTGATTTGTAACAGGAAGGACAGCCAGGGGCTGCCGGTGGGAAACCAGAAGCTGACGCAGGAAGTGCGAAACCTGACAACAAAAGTGAAGCAGAAAAATCAGCTTCAGTGCCAAAGAAAGATGCTGACATTCCTGCTGCATCAAAAGCCCCAGTGAGTTTTTTGCTTGTCTCTGCCCTTTTCATAGATGTTCCATGTTTATGTTGCTGTGATGACTGATTTTGCTTCAGAAACAGGAAGTTCCTCCAGACAATGAATTTGAGAAGCGCATAAGGCCAGAGGTCATACCAGCAAATGAGATTTCTGTAACATTTGCTGATATTGGTGCCTTGGATGAGACTAAAGAATCTCTTCAGGAGCTAGTAATGCTTCCTCTTCGTCGCCCTGACCTCTTCAAAGGCGGGCTTCTAAAGCCTTGCAGGGGAATATTGCTTTTTGGACCTCCTGGCACAGGGAAGACTATGCTAGCAAAGGCCATTGCCAAGGAAGCTGGAGCAAGCTTCATTAATGTATCTATGTCTACAATCACTTCTAAATGGTTTGGTGAAGACGAGAAAAATGTTAGAGCTCTGTTCACGCTGGCAGCCAAGGTCTCCCCAACTATTATCTTTGTAGATGAAGTGGACAGCATGCTCGGGCAGCGAACAAGAGTTGGCGAGCATGAAGCAATGCGTAAGATAAAAAACGAGTTCATGACTCATTGGGACGGGCTAACAACAAAGCAAGGTGAGCGCATCCTTGTTCTTGCTGCTACCAACAGGCCATTTGACCTTGATGAAGCCATTATTAGGCGTTTTGAGAGAAGGTAATTCAGCTTATCAGTAATTCAGCACCTTGCATACATTTGTAATATAATTTCTAGGCAATTTTTGTACTAATCCTTACTCTATTCAACAGAATCATGGTTGGTCTTCCAAGTGTGGAGAACAGGGAAAAGATTCTGAGAACTCTATTGACCAAAGAAAGAGTGGCTGAAGGGCTAGACTTCAAGGAGCTTGCAACCATGACTGAAGGATATAGTGGAAGTGACCTTAAGGTAtactttttcttgttcttcGTTTGGACTTGCTTAAATTTTATGCTACTGATTTGGGATATCATTGCTTGAAAACAGAATGTGTGCACAACAGCTGCCTATCGGCCTGTCAGGGAGTTGATACAACAAGAAAGACTGAAGGATTTGGTCAGTGTCCTGTTTTTCCTGAGGCTTTCTTAATGTATTCAGAAAGAGGAAATTCCAGGCTATATATGTTTATGGAACCAATTTCTGATTCTCAAACTTTACTTTGCAGGAGAAAAAGCAGCGAGCTGCAGAAGGGAAGAATACTGAAAATGTTTCAGAGGTGAATGAGGAAAGAGTCATCACTCTGAGGCCACTGAACATGGAAGATTTTAAGGTGGCAAAGAATCAGGTAAAGCAAGCAAAGCATCTCCGACCCTTTTTCTGCAAGATCATTTTACATAATATACATCAATATCCTGCTTATCACTGGTATGAATTTCATGAAACACTCATCGTCAAATCTTGCATTGACAAAGTATGGGAGAAATGTATTAATAGGTATACCGTATCTCTTGAGGATCTTAAGTGACGATCGGTCAAATAACTTATAAACTCTTGAATTATTAAGACATATTTTGaataacaaaaccaaaaaacaaaattatgacaAATAAAATGTCTGAAATGAATAATATCTTGAAAGTAGATTATAAGACCAGAGAAATCTCATGtgaaaatcttacattttttcAGAGATATTAACAGAAGATTGTTTAAATAGAATGTGAACTCTTAAATTGTTGacttgttttttgtttaaaaactcaaaggCAAAACTACAGAGTTCAGACCATTGAACCAAAATGTAACGCTGcatgacattttttatttgcAATGTGGGTTCAGGTTGCAGCTAGTTTTGCTTCGGAGGGATCCATAATGGCCGAGCTGAAGCAATGGAACAATCTGTATGGAGAAGGGGGTTCGAGGAAGAAGGAGCAGTTATCTTATTTCTTATAAGACATGGAGGTAAAACAAGCAAGGAAAAACCATTTACCGGTTTCATTTAGAATgtgtaataacaatattatagcTAAAGCTTTTAAAAAAGATTGTTGGTGGAAAATGTAATCCAATAATCAGTAGGAAAAGATCTTCCACTAGAACAGTTTGTAATATTTGACAATTCCAAACTGTACTATCTTTTGTATTGTATCGAACTAATATAAACAGGTTGTTATCTTTTTattctatataattaaataattttaaattaaatataaaataatacataatcacataatattataataatctaataGATTCAAATCTCAgccaaaaatttttttttaaattaattcttaGATTAAATTATACCAGTATAGAATCAgggagaaattataaatttttatgctGTTTAACCATTGTTACCTACTGTTAAACCACAACCAAGGTAACTCAACAGGTCCCAATTGGTAAAACTGACCTGAATGATCTGATCTAGGTTTCAAAACCTGACCCAAATTCCCTCGCTTGATGATTTCAGAATATGCTTGAACAAGTCTCTAaaatctaatattattattttataatatttcatagaaaaaaaaagatatcattGATTAgattcttttaaattaaaaataaatgatatcaTTTAATCTCTTGATGACCTTTGGGTAGGTAACTCTCCTTCAGGTTTCCTTCTtcacatacaaataaaatattgctCACTCAACTCGTCGACCTGATTTTGACAAACTCGGGTGCTTATAAGATGAATCTAGACTACTAATGTTTTCCTAGCCTTAAAGAATGCAACTCGAATAGACAAAAGACATGATAGGATAGGAAATAAATACCACCCTAACTCTTTAAGCAAGG
Above is a genomic segment from Mangifera indica cultivar Alphonso chromosome 3, CATAS_Mindica_2.1, whole genome shotgun sequence containing:
- the LOC123210902 gene encoding putative cell division cycle ATPase; translation: MEAKNVVLSALGVGVGVGVGLGLASGQAMNKWAGKDVSTYAISAERLEKELMGQIVDGRESKVTFDEFPYYLSEQTRELLTSAAYVHLKHAEVSKFTRNLSPASRAILLSGPAELYQQMLAKALAHFFEAKLLLLDVTDFSLKIQNKYGSTNKESSFKRCTSEKTLERLSGLLGSFSLLSPKDDHKGTLRRQSSGVDLTSWGNKGSSNPPSLRRNASASANINNLASLSNPGNPGSLKSTSSWSFDEKLLIQCLYKVLVYVSKTYPIVLYLRDVEKLLFRSSRIYNLFQKMINKLSGSVLILGSHIVDLANETTGVDERLTALFPYNIDIRPPEDETHLVSWKTQLEEDMKKIQAKDNRNHIMEVLSANDLDCDDLDSINMADTIVLSNYIEEVVVSAISYHLMSNKDTTYRNGKLVISSKSLSHGFSIFQEGKASDKGSLKLEAKAAPAKEGQPGAAGGKPEADAGSAKPDNKSEAEKSASVPKKDADIPAASKAPKQEVPPDNEFEKRIRPEVIPANEISVTFADIGALDETKESLQELVMLPLRRPDLFKGGLLKPCRGILLFGPPGTGKTMLAKAIAKEAGASFINVSMSTITSKWFGEDEKNVRALFTLAAKVSPTIIFVDEVDSMLGQRTRVGEHEAMRKIKNEFMTHWDGLTTKQGERILVLAATNRPFDLDEAIIRRFERRIMVGLPSVENREKILRTLLTKERVAEGLDFKELATMTEGYSGSDLKNVCTTAAYRPVRELIQQERLKDLEKKQRAAEGKNTENVSEVNEERVITLRPLNMEDFKVAKNQVAASFASEGSIMAELKQWNNLYGEGGSRKKEQLSYFL
- the LOC123210849 gene encoding potassium transporter 3 isoform X3, which codes for MPSSPLKSFMENSKKVKTGLLLVVLLGTSLVFCLGVLTPAISVLSSIDGLDVKLDNKHGGMVVFIASLVLIGHFVLQYRGTYKVAFMFSPIVILWLLSIAATGIYNIVKWNPRVYQALSPYYIYKFFRETGKDGWISLAGVLLCVTGSQAIFQDLGQFTAASIRLAFCFVVYPCLVLQYMGRAAFLSRNFSAPMNFYASIPDQLFWPFIVLATLAAIVASQAVISATFSTVKQCYALGCFPRVKVVHKSRWIRGQVYIPEINWVLMILSLAITLGFQGTNRLANAYGLASMALMFITTWLTTMVINFVWHRSLIFALLFMLFFGSIEIIYLSSAFVQIPKGGWTSVMLTAVFLVIMFVWHYGSRRRYLHDQHNKVSMKWILNQGPSLGIVRAPGIGLIFTTLANGVPATFTHFLTNLPAFYQVVVFICFKTVPVPYVPHKEQYLIGRVGPKSHRMYRCIVRSGYKDVQNNVDFENDLVMSIIEFIQLEAEGFENPDASVDGWLAVVRTSEKFGKRLAISEFDNKDESSTSSRPPFIANSSRSPALQKLKSFYEWEASPNLRPVVQFKLLDTKLKETRVKEELLELIEAKYAGISYITGHARIKAKWNASFLKRFVINVAYSFLRKNCRSSSVVLSIPHICLIEVGMNYYL
- the LOC123210850 gene encoding uncharacterized protein LOC123210850 — protein: MLNSFSHFLSHRPILLPSVSKLRVSNRPAPFSFSRTCRIFDSNFKCPRNKWKISCFRHEEISAESSKPEIVEHLLPEELVKPEFEKSKSGKRDWASTLREAADALLRAIGSRWTVPWTAETILQVMLLWVAAFWFIGSWVIPFAAHIAGFNKDSLTFRGQALFSLVTDVTEGLAGIAILHRCLSQFHPLPSDWFRFSLRGTWQFDVALGCLMFPLVNRLSQFNLNLLPLMPSAPVTISSVEQSIMARDPVAMALYAIVVSVCAPVWEEIVFRGFLLPSLTKYMPVWCAILVSSVAFALAHFNVQRMLPLIFLGVVMGLVFARSRNLLPSMLLHSLWNGFVFLDLMR